Proteins from a genomic interval of Schistocerca piceifrons isolate TAMUIC-IGC-003096 chromosome 3, iqSchPice1.1, whole genome shotgun sequence:
- the LOC124788957 gene encoding uncharacterized protein LOC124788957, producing the protein MTLRVPIGSDRFITFVSAYAPTLDSDEDTKNQFYHQLNSTFSKIPIQDKLILLGDFNARVGRDNRFWRDVMGKQGVGNCNANGLLLLGLRAEHELFISNTQFRLRNRYKTTWMHPRSKHWHLIDYVITRQRDKKDILITKAALNIDECWTDHRLLVSRLRVPKYRKPRSHFSNPPRRKFNISNLNNKNVRSHFQDILSEQLNKAPATTDDVEQEWTTLKNIIKETAENVVGCSARKRSDWFDDNHGEIQAIINAKRDAYLSLAQYPSCAEKKAHFQELKQKCQSEIRVIKNKWWQQKATELQNLSDARNLRGFYAGIKELYGPIRSSSGALKAADNSTILTESQDILNRWKEHFSSLLNSPSTAAGDFLKNVPQPPPKPWLADPPTFQEFCKALKSVKPGKAPGPDSIPMELIEGGGLPLKTRLFSLIILNEQELSGAAFILSLTEAENLFS; encoded by the exons atgactcttagagtacccattggttcagacagattcatcaccttcgtctctgcatatgctcctactttagacagtgatgaagacacaaagaatcagttctaccaccaactgaacagtactttctctaaaatacccattcaagataaattaattttacttggtgatttcaatgccagagtgggaagggacaaccgtttttggagagatgtcatgggtaaacaaggggtgggaaactgcaatgcaaatgggttgctacttcttggtctacgtgctgagcacgagcttttcatctccaatacccaattccgtttgcgtaaccgctataagaccacatggatgcacccacgctccaaacattggcatcttatagactacgttattacgcgacagcgtgacaagaaagacattctcatcacaaaagcagcactaaacatcgatgagtgctggacggaccatagacttttagtcagccgtttgagagtaccaaagtatcgcaagccacgatcccacttttcaaacccaccacgcagaaaattcaacataagcaacctgaacaacaaaaacgttcgctcacacttccaagacatactgtctgaacaacttaacaaagctccagcaaccacagatgacgtcgaacaagaatggaccacattaaagaacatcatcaaagaaactgctgagaatgttgttggttgtagtgcacggaaaagaagtgactggtttgatgacaaccacggagaaatccaagccatcatcaatgcaaagcgggatgcttacctatcccttgctcagtatccatcctgcgcagaaaagaaagcacactttcaagaactcaagcagaaatgtcaaagtgaaatacgagtaatcaagaacaaatggtggcaacagaaagccacagaactccaaaatctttctgatgcaaggaacctgcgtggcttttacgctggtattaaagagctgtatggacctatccgctcctcatcaggagcactgaaagctgctgacaactccaccattcttactgaaagtcaggacatcttaaatcgttggaaagagcacttcagctcactgttaaacagcccttctactgccgctggagattttctcaaaaatgtcccacagccccctccaaaaccctggctggctgatcctccaacttttcaagaattttgcaaggcactcaagagtgtgaaacctgggaaggctcctggacctgacagcatcccgatggagcttattgagggtggcggcttgcctctaaaaactagactcttctcacttattatattaaa TGAACAAGAGCTTTCTGGTGCTGCATTCATTCTCAGCCTTACGGAGGCAGAGAATTTGTTTAGCTag